Proteins co-encoded in one Pocillopora verrucosa isolate sample1 chromosome 1, ASM3666991v2, whole genome shotgun sequence genomic window:
- the LOC131796670 gene encoding tyrosine-protein phosphatase non-receptor type 13 isoform X3, with translation MPALTANSVTLDEILVVRAGPLREEELWALLSQSSAALQDVFIKGKARRKGLLTYTITPESLLLCHNGKVKFSLHTVSSKNRSYTAPEMYSKHDKPLGSEGTLEKICIYSLGMTLYHAAEYEIPVGKPVNLSETLENVLLSMCEESSHLRISLVKVMEVCHAHRKRRHFNDLIASMVAAVLGDEVPDNDEEDHSSEEETVHINHSEFLNGESPSPIGDEVSPRSLPSPPPSRISTRGQSTSEELVGSNFRRSGSPTELALIPHKREARIPHVLDKYKDHLERVRRERGQQSSPNNLTNGFNSIEQSHPSSYDQSEVISPDQSWSRSQDQSRPSSSAAFQNGTSWKHLPQSSSKTLDRQATTYDEDDLRDGYFKGPAKSLDSEVQLQSKPDLVPAARSSTLHRYDSDTSITDTSSMVSGPRSSVMSGRSSMVSITQGSYAPESYMTDGYESEPYLTSIGSSASRAAFRDGRDSHTISNRPYSSTMDLRKQVMTQQSLPAGTDEVDHRGKMPQRFLSVPDIHVSGDAPKDKRATKGSRTKLGDFFGPEFVLVEKDPNLSVVNISPRKAGSVPHGRRLVTVIMLNRQKLQMMIEVTSTTQDLFEQVIKYLGLTEKFFFGLTQLKDGEHIFLDLDVKLAKYAPAKWKEEGKQPAEKFLLHFRVKFYVESVALISNPQTTHQFYLQLRENILMGHLYCHEEASFTLGGLALQAETGDYNDALGDEYFLAEHYIPNKTIEKISLDHATQELPRFHKSCHGLSEEEAELEFIKEAQKLQEYGVHFYKVQRKIPNTGGGKSRKSNRESVWLGICVRGVTVYEARGHMKFPVNRHSWPSTKKLSFKKKKFFIEPRGNPDPLKMTFYTDHYKKSRYLLQMSQAFHRFQMKMKTKMSILDQELSQSAVDEPQVKVEKGPTDVYHRPSYMMAREASKEQSIQHAHKTLERQKSLDTNQLHHDNLTHTSRDSGTEKRRYSTSDESEDSTMYQTQQKDFLPEGLSNSSSQRQFSQDVDNERDVDMPYVIDSTLNSQKLNKVISRDLSIEAEEERSSEVVASPDRELCIIKFEKEPGKLLGITVLGGENSKRLNRGIYVKAVTEGGAAWRDGRLKAGDRILAVNGQSLERVTHEHAVSVLKNVTSPVELKVSQSSFPISSLDLSSIPNISAINEEPQSLEIKSLTPRDTSSAETDHKESQSSREQSPEPHPSTFAFPSEDEPVTMISKSIPPSVMSVSSASSRQRTSRQDFVDSHKVSQAKFSSDSADTREPNIQPMTRRAPLEANVIQSSLFSATVPLVSASVANPQRDSPNGRQESLSGDESGVYSEDALPEKAFVVELEKRDGGLGLSVSGGINTSVKLGGIYIKSLLPNGPADMDGRVQIGDRILQVNGISLVGVTHKQAVETIKMAPQRTRLVLDRSVAVNIPKSSGKKARSQPSDKPFMVELVKGVGGLGLSLVGGKGAGEEHGGFLRIKKMFPGQPAASCGKLQIGDIVLKVNGNNMHGVTHQEAINHIRMGPQEVKLLVKRDPSSIPPSLLQRTGSNASDVDPAQILADIQNKLRSDHSPSLSTRSSDSSTRGRHSPKEEIVKVQESSNTEAPVSLRSSLMATEPVKYPDHSEFNRPELVNRSSEPVIQVKTVHNTLVSTNSPPNVISVRPTESPKISRQEAFHHSEEDEDGDVSSLGDAPLAEDESSDVEDSRRTSSIDIIPADCSIYDVANVQELMGKLSIIESQEEGKVQPNVAESVKASVVSDGPPLQEEVVSIPSSSESEGSDVDEVEELIDKDNDEATISAPKIEDEKKSASMTPKEEVLYIDLVKGSGGLGFTLSGGADTVGGCFVRDIVGGPAKEDGRLCQGDQILMVDDNNISSMKHMDAVNVLRATKQHVKLVVLRRPTGLVGSTKSGPVEVVNLTRTTQGRIGLLIREGEDQKIYVEDVVPGEPAATQGSLRRGDRILEINGTKVDGLGFVAARQHLDAARPVARLLVERRPCQVESKYSMNQQTSPEVLSPTQSLDIPDENRTGSGDDAYDSRDENGERKEIDDDDEEAKGEQFTMKLDKGPRGFGFSLVAAPTFNSNAQGIFIKTISPGSVAESDGRLKVGDQILQVNGEDVQGLSHARVIGMLRKITGTVELEIRRPSKLYGADASVSSPKGSLGSSEATRAPFERAPHSVDLDITLEDKDKTLSGSTNIQDEDDVTELLNAISAANVKSSPFTSQIQHERPRLQKQDTDSVLSSLLASLEPPPSPPESLPSIDPREFDSQWESGYSDNEATPDSVSIKSRQFFKSGSSPPAGYTNIVHDMRNIPKPSIGDAHEVNHTDVKQLSSLSNNGLAQENSNGDKSSDDDDDDIDIDDEDVFDMLRDNSQLMINMLNEPDATLGEETADGNKTDNQDIPRNVNSLDEIGRPSDVPPPIPTTPLPSDDDEPPVKPPPRVESLPKFSGNNSYSTPVVNGTVSGRDREEPLTATEPLIDVNENGRYTGHQLNDLIRTVQEKLDSNVPAEEFKALREIKQTDGCDTGKRPANKEKNRYRNVLPFDKTRVKLSGDGDNDYINASYVKIPVGDDIYHYIATQGPLPNTTEDFWQMIWEQEVIVIAMVTLEQEGGKVKCHRYWPESEDQPLVFRESMSVSLQRKEDFDSFVEREFEINNLQTGETRTVSHINFTTWPDHGVPKTAVELVEFVRFMRLLADGPGPIVVHCSAGIGRTGALITIDVAMGLMERDLLFDVNKIIRNLREQRQGMIQTKDQYIFCYKACLDVLQSLKTN, from the exons CCTGTGAATTTGAGTGAGACTTTAGAGAATGTTCTTCTCTCTATGTGTGAAGAGAGTTCACACTTACGAATTTCTCTGGTGAAAGTTATGGAA GTTTGTCATGCACATCGTAAAAGACGTCACTTTAATGACCTCATTGCATCCATGGTAGCAGCTGTTTTAGGTGATGAAGTACCTGAT AATGATGAAGAAGATCATAGTTCTGAGGAAGAAACAGTTCACATTAATCACTCTGAATTCTTGAATGGAGAG AGTCCATCTCCAATTGGTGATGAAGTCAGTCCAAGAAGCCTACCATCACCTCCACCCTCAAGGATCAGCACAAGAGGCCAGTCAACTTCAGAAGAATTGGTGGGATCAAATTTCAGACGATCAGGCTCACCAACTGAATTAGCCCTGATACCTCACAAAAGGGAGGCTCGGATTCCTCATGTTCTTG ATAAATATAAGGACCACCTTGAGAGGGTTCGAAGAGAGCGAGGCCAACAATCTTCACCCAACAACCTCACAAACGGTTTCAACAGCATAGAGCAGTCACATCCAAGCTCATATGACCAGTCAGAAGTTATATCTCCTGATCAGTCATGGTCCAGGTCACAGGATCAGTCGAGACCCAGTAGCTCAGCAGCATTCCAGAATGGAACATCTTGGAAGCATCTACCACAGTCAAGCTCAAAAACATTGGATCGGCAAGCAACAACTTATGATGAAGATGACCTTAGGGATGGATATTTCAAGGGACCTGCAAAAAGTCTTGATTCAGAAGTACAATTGCAATCAAAACCTGACTTAGTTCCTGCAGCCA GAAGTTCAACATTGCATCGATATGACAGTGACACATCAATTACAGACACATCTTCCATGGTGTCGGGGCCACGTTCATCAGTGATGTCAGGGCGTTCATCAATGGTGTCAATCACACAAGGGAGCTATGCACCTGAGTCTTATATGACTGATGGTTATGAAAGTGAACCTTACCTCACCAGTATAGGAAGCTCAGCTTCAAGGGCTGCATTCAGGGATGGAAGAGATTCTCATACAATAAG caACCGTCCATATTCTTCAACAATGGACCTGAGGAAACAAGTCATGACGCAACAAAGCTTACCAGCTGGAACTGATGAAGTGGATCATAGGGGTAAGATGCCACAGCGTTTCCTCTCTGTTCCTGACATACATGTCAGTGGTGATGCTCCAAAAGACAAGAGAGCCACAAAAGGATCAAGAACCAAACTTGGG GATTTCTTTGGTCCTGAGTTTGTTCTGGTTGAGAAAGACCCCAACCTGTCAGTTGTGAATATCTCACCT AGGAAAGCAGGTTCTGTACCACATGGCAGACGATTAGTCACTGTAATTATGCTGAACAGACAAAAACTACAGATGATGATTGAG GTGACTTCCACCACTCAAGATTTATTTGAacaagttatcaaatatttgggACTAACAGAGAAGTTCTTTTTTGGCCTGACTCAGCTAAAGG ATGGTGAACACATCTTTTTAGACTTGGATGTGAAATTAGCCAAGTATGCCCCAGCAAAGTGGAAAGAAGAG GGGAAGCAACCTGCAGAAAAGTTTCTCTTACACTTCAGAGTCAAATTTTATGTGGAAAGTGTTGCTCTCATCAG TAATCCACAGACCACTCATCAGTTCTACCTACAACTCCGAGAAAACATTTTGATGGGCCATCTTTACTGTCATGAGGAGGCATCATTTACCCTTGGAGGACTTGCACTGCAAGCAGAGACAGGAGACTACAATGATGCACTTGGTGATGAATACTTTCTTGCAGAACATTACATTCCAAACAAG ACGATAGAGAAAATTTCACTTGATCATGCTACACAAGAGTTACCACGTTTCCACAAATCATGTCATGGGTTGTCAGAAGAAGAGGCTGAGCTTGAATTCATAAAGGAAGCTCAGAAACTTCAGGAGTATGGAGTCCACTTCTAcaaagtacaaagaaaaattcccaaCACAGGAGGAGGAAAG tCAAGGAAGAGTAATAGAGAGTCAGTATGGCTTGGAATATGTGTCCGTGGAGTCACTGTGTATGAG GCCCGTGGACATATGAAATTCCCAGTGAACAGACATTCCTGGCCATCAACAAAAAAGCTCTCTTTCAAG AAAAAGAAGTTTTTCATAGAACCAAGAGGAAATCCTGATCCACTTAAGATGACATTTTACACAGATCATTATAAAAA GTCAAGATATCTTCTTCAGATGAGTCAAGCATTTCACAGGtttcagatgaagatgaagaccAAAATGTCTATCTTGGATCAAGAATTGTCCCAAAGTGCTGTTG ATGAGCCACAAGTGAAGGTGGAGAAGGGTCCCACAGATGTATATCATCGCCCATCATACATGATGGCTCGAGAAGCTTCTAAAGAACAGTCGATACAACATGCTCACAAGACTCTTGAGCGTCAAAAAAGTTTAGACACCAATCAACTGCATCATGACAATCTAACACATACTTCACGGGATTCTGGGACTGAAAAGAGGCGATACTCAACCAGCGATGAATCAGAAGACAGCACAATGTACCAAACACAGCAGAAAGACTTCCTGCCTGAGGGATTGTCAAATTCGTCCTCTCAACGGCAGTTCTCTCAAGATGTGGACAACGAGAGAGATGTTGATATGCCTTACGTCATTG ATTCCACCCTAAACTCCCAGAAGCTGAACAAAGTGATAAGCAGAGATTTGTCTATTGAAGCAGAAG AAGAAAGGAGCTCTGAAGTGGTGGCATCTCCTGATAGGGAACTTTGTATCATCAAGTTTGAGAAAGAACCAGGGAAATTGTTAG GCATCACTGTTCTTGGTGGTGAGAATTCTAAACGACTGAATCGTGGAATTTATGTCAAAGCTGTGACTGAGGGAGGTGCTGCCTGGAGAGATGGTCGGCTGAAAGCTG GTGATAGAATCTTAGCAGTGAATGGCCAAAGTTTAGAGAGAGTCACTCATGAGCATGCAGTGTCTGTTCTCAAAAATGTTACAAGCCCAGTGGAACTTAAAGTATCACAGAGTTCATTCCCTATCTCTTCATTAG ATCTCTCCAGCATTCCAAATATAAGTGCAATCAATGAGGAGCCTCAGAGCCTTGAAATTAAATCTTTGACACCAAGAGATACATCTTCAGCTGAAACTGATCACAAGGAAAGCCAGTCATCAAGAGAACAATCTCCAGAACCTCATCCTTCAACCTTTGCTTTTCCATCAGAGGATGAACCTGTTACTATGATTTCTAAATCAATCCCTCCTTCAGTGATGTCTGTATCGTCAGCATCTTCACGCCAAAGAACAAGTAGACAAG ATTTTGTTGATTCACACAAAGTTTCCCAAGCAAAGTTCAGCTCAGACTCTGCAGATACCAGAGAACCTAATATTCAACCAATGACTAGACGTGCACCTCTAGAAGCTAATGTGATCCAAAGTTCACTTTTCTCTGCTACTGTGCCACTGGTCTCAGCAAGTGTTGCAAACCCTCAAAGGGATTCCCCTAATGGAAGGCAGGAATCCCTCAGTGGTGATGAGAGTGGAGTTTACAGTGAAGATGCTTTGCCg GAAAAAGCTTTTGTTGTTGAATTAGAGAAGAGAGATGGAGGCCTAGGTTTGAGTGTCAGT GGTGGAATAAATACCAGTGTCAAGCTCGGTGGAATCTACATCAAGTCTCTTCTTCCCAATGGCCCAGCTGATATGGATGGCAGGGTGCAAATCGGTGATCGTATCTTGCAGGTGAATGGTATCAGCTTGGTGGGAGTCACTCACAAACAGGCTGTCGAGACCATAAAAATGGCCCCTCAAAGAACTAGACTTGTCTTGGACCGCTCTGTTGCAGTCAACATTCCAAAGTCCTCTGGGAAAAAGGCAAGGTCCCAACCTTCCGATAAGCCTTTTATGGTAGAGCTTGTGAAAGGTGTGGGAGGCCTAGGGCTGAGCCTGGTTGGTGGAAAGGGAGCTGGGGAAGAGCATGGTG GTTTCCTCAGAATCAAGAAGATGTTTCCAGGACAACCTGCGGCATCTTGTGGCAAACTTCAGATTGGCGACATTGTTCTCAAAGTTAATGGAAATAACATGCATGGTGTCACCCATCAGGAAGCCATAAATCATATACGTATGGGTCCCCAAGAAGTAAAGCTTCTTGTTAAGCGAGACCCATCCTCAATCCCTCCATCTCTTTTACAAAGAACAGGGTCCAATGCCAGTGATGTGGACCCCGCCCAAATTCTTGCAGACATCCAAAATAAGCTGAGAAGTGATCATTCACCGTCGCTAAGTACACGGTCATCAGATTCATCAACCAGAGGACGGCATTCACCTAAAGAAGAGATTGTAAAGGTACAAGAGTCCTCAAACACAGAGGCACCTGTCAGTTTGAGGTCTAGTCTGATGGCCACTGAACCAGTGAAGTACCCTGATCACTCTGAATTCAATCGCCCTGAGCTTGTTAACAGAAGCTCTGAACCAGTCATTCAGGTCAAGACTGTGCACAACACTTTAGtatcaacaaattctcctcctAATGTGATATCAGTCAGACCAACAGAAAGTCCCAAAATCAGTAGACAAGAGGCTTTCCATCACAGTGAAGAGGATGAAGATGGGGATGTATCTTCCCTTGGTGATGCACCATTAGCTGAAGATGAGTCAAGTGATGTGGAGGACTCACGGAGAACATCTTCAATTGACATTATCCCAGCTGATTGCTCTATATATGATGTAGCAAATGTACAGGAACTTATGGGGAAACTTTCCATCATTGAATCTCAAGAGGAAGGAAAGGTTCAGCCCAATGTAGCAGAATCAGTAAAAGCATCTGTAGTAAGTGATGGTCCACCATTACAGGAGGAAGTGGTTTCCATTCCGTCTTCATCAGAGTCTGAGGGGTCTGATGTGGATGAAGTGGAAGAGCTTATTGACAAAGACAATGATGAAGCAACAATTTCCGCACCAAAAATtgaggatgaaaaaaaatctgcaagcaTGACTCCTAAGGAAGAG GTATTATACATAGATTTGGTGAAAGGTTCTGGTGGGCTTGGTTTCACTCTGTCAGGAGGAGCAGACACTGTTGGCGGGTGCTTTGTGCGGGATATTGTTGGTGGTCCTGCAAAAGAGGATGGCCGTTTGTGTCAGGGAGATCAAATACTGATG gTGGATGACAACAATATTTCAAGTATGAAGCACATGGATGCTGTCAATGTTTTACGAGCTACGAAGCAGCATGTTAAACTTGTAGTGCTTAGAAGACCAACAGGG CTTGTGGGCTCAACTAAGTCAGGCCCAGTGGAAGTTGTCAATCTGACAAGAACAACCCAAGGTAGAATTGGTCTGTTGATTAGAGAGGGTGAAGACCAAAAGATTTATGTTGAGGATGTTGTCCCAGGGGAGCCAGCAGCTACTCAGGGGAGTTTGCGACGAGGAGACAGAATATTAGAG atcaatGGCACTAAAGTAGATGGCCTCGGCTTTGTGGCAGCTAGACAGCATCTAGATGCAGCAAGACCAGTTGCTAGGTTGTTGGTGGAAAGAAGACCTTGTCAAGTTGAATCCAAATATTCCATGAATCAACAGACAAGCCCTGAAGTCCTTAGCCCAACACAGTCTCTTGATATCCCAGATGAGAACAGGACTGGTTCAGGTGATGATGCATATGACAGCAGAGatgaaaatggtgaaagaaaagagattgatgatgatgatgaagaggCCAAG GGTGAGCAGTTTACCATGAAGCTTGATAAAGGTCCACGCGGATTTGGCTTTAGTCTGGTTGCTGCACCAACATTTAATTCAAAT GCCCAAGGAATTTTTATCAAGACAATAAGCCCAGGAAGTGTTGCTGAGAGTGACGGCAGGTTAAAAGTTGGTGATCAGATCTTGCAG GTCAATGGAGAAGATGTTCAAGGTCTCAGTCATGCAAGGGTCATTGGTATGTTAAGAAAAATTACAGGAACAGTGGAACTGGAAATTAGGAG ACCATCTAAACTGTATGGAGCAGATGCTTCTGTGTCTTCACCAAAAGGATCCTTAGGATCATCAGAGGCCACAAGAGCTCCTTTTGAAAGAGCACCTCACTCTGTTGACCTTGATATCACCTTAGAGGACAAGGACAAG ACTCTCAGTGGATCCACTAACATACAAGATGAAGATGATGTCACTGAACTTTTGAATGCCATCTCAGCAGCAAATGTTAAATCATCACCTTTCACAAGTCAAATCCAACATGAACGACCTAGGTTACAAAAGCAAGACACGGATTCTGTTTTATCATCCTTACTTGCATCACTTGAACCTCCTCCTTCACCCCCAGAGTCTTTGCCCTCTATAGATCCACGTGAGTTTGACTCACAGTGGGAGAGTGGTTACAGTGATAATGAAGCAACTCCAGATTCAGTTTCTATAAAATCCCGACAGTTTTTCAAAAGTGGATCTAGTCCACCAGCAGGCTACACCAATATAGTTCATGATATGAGAAACATACCTAAACCAAGCATTGGTGATGCACATGAAGTTAATCATACAGATGTGAAACAACTCAGCTCACTATCAAATAATGGACTTGCTCAAGAAAATAGTAATGGAGACAAAagtagtgatgatgatgatgatgatattgacATTGATGATGAAGATGTATTTGACATGCTAAGAGACAACAGCCAGCTTATGATTAACATGTTGAATGAGCCTGACGCCACATTAGGAGAGGAGACAGCCGATGGTAACAAAACAGACAATCAAGATATTCCTAGGAATGTGAATTCTCTTGATGAGATAGGAAGACCATCTGATGTGCCACCACCAATCCCAACCACACCTTTACCCTCAGATGATGATGAGCCACCAGTCAAACCACCTCCAAGAGTAGAATCTTTGCCAAAGTTTTCAGGGAATAATTCCTATTCTACACCAGTTGTAAATGGTACAGTTAGTGGACGTGACAG AGAGGAGCCACTCACTGCAACAGAACCATTGATTGATGTGAATGAAAATGGTCGCTACACAGGACATCAGCTCAATGACCTTATTAGGACTGTACAAGAAAAGCTAGACTCAAATGTTCCTGCAGAAGAGTTTAAG GCACTGAGAGAGATAAAGCAAACAGATGGATGTGATACAGGGAAGAGACCagcaaacaaggaaaagaacagATACAGAAATGTGCTGCCTT TTGACAAGACAAGAGTTAAGTTGAGTGGAGATGGAGACAATGATTACATAAATGCCAGCTATGTGAAG ATTCCAGTTGGTGATGACATCTATCACTACATTGCCACTCAG ggtCCTCTCCCCAATACTACTGAAGATTTCTGGCAAATGATCTGGGAACAGGAAGTGATAGTTATTGCAATGGTAACACTAGAGCAAGAGGGAGGAAAG GTGAAGTGTCACAGATATTGGCCTGAATCTGAGGATCAACCTTTGGTTTTCAGAGAAAG TATGTCAGTGAGTCTTCAAAGAAAGGAGGATTTTGATTCATTTGTTGAAAGAGAATTTGAAATCAACAACCTTCAG ACTGGTGAAACTAGAACAGTGTCTCACATTAACTTTACCACATGGCCTGATCATGGTGTACCAAAG ACTGCTGTGGAGTTAGTTGAGTTTGTTCGATTTATGCGACTTCTTGCTGATGGTCCAGGGCCAATTGTTGTTCACTGCAG TGCGGGAATAGGTCGGACTGGTGCTCTCATTACAATTGATGTGGCCATGGGACTCATGGAGAGGGATTTATTG TTTGATGTTAACAAAATTATCAGGAATCTGAGAGAGCAAAGGCAAGGCATGATTCAAACCAAA gatCAGTACATTTTCTGTTACAAGGCATGTCTGGATGTGCTTCAATCACTGAAAACTAACTAG